In the Candidatus Saccharimonadales bacterium genome, TGAAGACATATGAAAAAACAAAAAATATCTACGAAGCGCCTATTAGGTTATCGATTTCTAGCCTACAGTACAGACTTTGTTATTTTGATGATAATCGTGATGGGAGTTCAATTTGGATTTAGTTATCTGACGGATGGAGTCGTTAATAATAACCTTACGACATCTTGGTCTATTTATGCTTGGGTGCTAGGAACCGTGACTCTACCGGTGTATTTATATTTTATCTTATCTGAATACTCGAAAAAGCACGCCACAATTGGTAAACGTCTGTTCGGGTTAAAAGTGGTATCAGACAAGAATGGTGTTACGCTATGGCAATCTTTTATACGAAACTTCATAAAAGTGATTATTCCATGGGAAGCTACGCATATTGCACTACTTTTTCCAACTCCTATCTTAGCGAACCCGACGAGTAGCGAATTTAGAGTAGCCCTCTTTGCGCCGTATGTTATATTTGCCATTTACGGAACATACCTCCTTATCACCAAGGGTCGAAAAACACTTCACGACGCGGTGGCCGGAACAAATGTCCAGTACAATGTGAAATAGCGTCTATACCATCCAATTGAACCTCGCTTAAACCTTTACCGATTCTAGCCTTTTATCATCAAAAACAACTAAATCGTGAAATTTCGTGATAGCAATATGGTATTTTTCTAGTGCAGAAGTCGTTGTCAGCAGAGTTTGAACAAAATCTGCTCCTCCCGACCATAGAAAAAGTCCGGCATTATACCGGACTTTTTCTATGGTTTTGTTACTGGATTTGCCTTAATCAAGCGTACAAGCGACGTTGGAAAGTCCAAGCGCTGCACCGGTTGCAATGTTGCTACAGTAAACAATGTTGCCAAATTGAACGGCTGTCGATACGACGTTAAATCCGTATCCACTAGCGTTCACATTTGCAGTGTTTGCTTTAAATGCGTTGTTTGCACCCCAGCCAGCATACACACTGTGTACCTGGAAACCATCGACAAGTGTATTTGTACCTATGTTGTTTTCGATTAGGTAGTAGTTGCCTTTGGCATCAATCCAAGAGTCAGCACTGTTTTGTCCAGAAATCGAACTGCCCTCGAATGTATTGCCTGCAATGTATCCGCCAGTTGATCCTTCTTTTAGATCAATGCCTTCAGCTGTGAAGTCTGTAAAAGTATTATTAAGAACGATGTTACGGTCAGATTTGTCAGGCTGGCCACCTGTGTACGTACCCCAGTTAGAGTTGGCGCTTCCGATGTAAACGCCTTCGCCGTACTGCGCTGATTTTTTACCTGTACCTGTGATTTCGCTATCACGGATAACGTTATAACGAGAAAACGCGCGGAAGTGAACCGCTTCTTGACCGACATTACTTACTTTCATATTGTTAAGAAATACATGGTTGCTACCATCAAGGACGATGCCTTTTGAAGCATTAGCAACGGTAAAACCATCAAGGTTCCAGTAGTCTGCGCCGTAAAGGTACAGTCCGTAGCGGCCACCAATACCGTTACCGTCGATGATCGCGTTACGAGAACCTTTTAACGTAATCGGATTTGTTTCCGTGCCATCTACTGTTGCTGCAAATGATCCGGTGTAATTACCTGCGACCATAGAACTTGCATATATACCGTCAGCCATAGTAATCGTGTCGCCAGGCTGCGCGTTAATGATTGCTGCTTTTAGTTCGGTTGAGTTTGTTACCGCAACTTGACGGCCAGTGCTTGGTGTCATTGTTGGGTCTGAGGGAGTTGGCAAACTTTGGTTTGGATCACTTACTGGCGGCGGAAGTGTCGTAGCCACAGGCGTAGGATTAAGTGTCACTGTTGAGCTTGTTTTGAGCGTTGTCACGTCAAAGGTAGCGTTGCTACTCACTGTGCCGACGCCTACTTTAGCTGCAGCCGTATTAGTATCGGCTACCTTCACAAGATACGTGCTATTTAGATATAGTTTCACTTCCCCGCTCTTCTTGCGAACTTCTACCGTATACGTCTGACCGGCATTAACACGATTTGCATATCCTAAGAGTTTAGTAGGTACACCGTTAGACACCTTGTAAACACCGCTTAGGTAGGTCGCGTCAGCAGTTGAGAAATTGGCATAATAGTAGTTTTCAGCATCAGTATATTCAAATACAAGTGAGAAGTTAGCGGGAGTACCATCGCTATTTGCTATAGGAGTAGCATTTGATTTAAGTGTCCACTCACTAGCGGTTACGGATACATTCTGATCGATAGCTGTGTTTGGTCCATTCTGACTAATAGTAAGAGCGGCGGCAGACGCAGGTGCGACAATACCCAAACTAAAAACAAAAGCACTAAATACTGCAATAATGGACGGTAATTTTTTAAATATTTTCTGCACTAAAGAATCTCCTCATACGTTGATATATTAATAATCTCACAGCTGTTACTTGCTGTAAACGCAAACCGTAAGCATTATATTAGTAAATCATTACGACAGGAGATTTGGGATCATTATAAAGGAGTAGTCCTATATGAACTCCCCCTGTTGCAGCGGCCGGGAATGGTGTTGTTGAGACGGTGGACTTGATAATAATAAGATCACCCTGAGCACATTCAACATTCGCCAAGACACTGGCAGTCGTATCGGTCTCAGAGATAGTCGCGGTAAGCACCGTATCGCCTGTTGATTTTCGAATGGTAAATGTCCGCGAAGCACCGAGCCCGGGTGGAGTTATTAATTTTACGTATAAACCCCGGAGCGTACATGGACCAGGCATCATGAAGCGTGCGCTTTCTGTTGCGTTCCAAGCCCCTAACCCAATACCTAATAATTGTTCGAAGTTAGCCACTGTAGTTGACGGAGCACTCGCCGACCCAAATCCCATAAAGTTCTCTCCTGTATTGGTCGGCGTAAAAGCAACCCCGAATGAAGGCGTGACACCGGACGGTGAGCTCGTAGGCACGGCACGTATCGTCAAACTATCTCCAGCAATAACCGAAACAGTATGAGTCGTATCGCTAGCCAGCGTATTACTGTCAGCGAGAATAGCCTGTAAACCTGTAGGTAATCCATTTTTCATCACCGTTAGTTCGTATGAATTGCCCGAACCTGGCGCGCCCGATGCCTTAACGTATAGATTCGAAAGCGTGCCAGACGTAGGGACAATAACCTGCATGTCAGATTCGGTTGCTGACCAGCCAGCCGCGCTGTTGTGACCTGCCAACATACTGCCATACCGGGTAAGAGAGCTGGACATTGATGCTAAACCTGTTAATAACGGTGCCGATTGCCCGCTCGTATCAACTTGAATGTTCCAATACTGATTACTTGGTACGTCAGGAGTCCCAGTAGGCACAGCTCGCAGTGAAACCGTGTCCCCTGGCGCAAACGAAATTGCATGCGTCGTATCTTCGGCTGATGTTGCTGAGTCCGCAATAATTACCTCAAGTGCCGTTGCGATACCATTTTTCATAACCGTAAACGCGTATGACTTGCCTACGCCAGGGGGTGTATCGATCTGAACGTAGAATCGAGATAGATCCATTGCTACAGGTACGACTAACCGACAGAAAAACTCATTCGATGACCAAGAGGATGGGAATATAGAGTTTAATCGGTTAAACTCACCCGTCCCGCTTGCCGACGGCCCGTTATTATCTGCACCGAATAAAAAACATTTCATATTATGGTATAAACTTTAAGATTATCCCGAGTCCCTTTGCGCCAATACCAGCAACATCGACATCAACAGTGACAAGATCACCCGTAGTAACAGTATCGTTATTGGTGTCCACAACAGCAGGTGTAGCAGCTGTATATGACGTATTTTCGTTAGCATCAATAGTAATAGGCGTCGAAAGCATGTCAGCATTTCCGTTTGTTATATTCCTGATCTGGATTGTAGGCGTACCCGATGTAGATACCGAAGTAACATATGCATCAGCATCAGCGAGGTTCATAGCGTTTAACTCTGCAGAAATCGCAAAGGTAAACTTTCCATCGCCGATCGTAAGGATTGTTGCGTCATCCATCAGCTTCACCTGAACCGTTTTATCGCTGCTGCCGCCACCGCTTGGTGCTGCCCATTTAACACCGCTCGCCTGGGTTGAATCGGCCGTAAGCACATGAGTGTCCGTGCCTACTGGAAGCCGGGCTGGGGTACTTGCAGCCGTGGCAACATACAGATCACCTTTTGTCGTTAAGGTAGATGTATCTGTTTTCCCATTCAAAGCCGTCGTCGTAGCCGCACTGACTGGCTTATTCACGTCACTGGTATTGTCAACGTTGTTAAGGATCAGGTCTGTCTTGACTTGGGTTGGGGTACGGTTAGTCCAGACACCAGCTTTTCGTTGCAGGAGGTCGTCGTTCGTGGGGGTAAGGGCTGCTATGGCAGTAAGGTCTGGGTCTATTGGTTGGATGGTCGTGCCGCTTGCGGCGGTAATACGGCCGTCGGCCCGGGTGTCGGCGGCGGCGTTAAAGTCGGAGATAGTTGAGGCGGTTTGCGTCCCCGTGTGGTTAGCTCTGTTTAGGAGGGCGGC is a window encoding:
- a CDS encoding RDD family protein; this translates as MKKQKISTKRLLGYRFLAYSTDFVILMIIVMGVQFGFSYLTDGVVNNNLTTSWSIYAWVLGTVTLPVYLYFILSEYSKKHATIGKRLFGLKVVSDKNGVTLWQSFIRNFIKVIIPWEATHIALLFPTPILANPTSSEFRVALFAPYVIFAIYGTYLLITKGRKTLHDAVAGTNVQYNVK
- a CDS encoding right-handed parallel beta-helix repeat-containing protein, translated to MQKIFKKLPSIIAVFSAFVFSLGIVAPASAAALTISQNGPNTAIDQNVSVTASEWTLKSNATPIANSDGTPANFSLVFEYTDAENYYYANFSTADATYLSGVYKVSNGVPTKLLGYANRVNAGQTYTVEVRKKSGEVKLYLNSTYLVKVADTNTAAAKVGVGTVSSNATFDVTTLKTSSTVTLNPTPVATTLPPPVSDPNQSLPTPSDPTMTPSTGRQVAVTNSTELKAAIINAQPGDTITMADGIYASSMVAGNYTGSFAATVDGTETNPITLKGSRNAIIDGNGIGGRYGLYLYGADYWNLDGFTVANASKGIVLDGSNHVFLNNMKVSNVGQEAVHFRAFSRYNVIRDSEITGTGKKSAQYGEGVYIGSANSNWGTYTGGQPDKSDRNIVLNNTFTDFTAEGIDLKEGSTGGYIAGNTFEGSSISGQNSADSWIDAKGNYYLIENNIGTNTLVDGFQVHSVYAGWGANNAFKANTANVNASGYGFNVVSTAVQFGNIVYCSNIATGAALGLSNVACTLD